One window of Mobula hypostoma chromosome 30, sMobHyp1.1, whole genome shotgun sequence genomic DNA carries:
- the LOC134339563 gene encoding probable G-protein coupled receptor 139, with the protein MSAIAGHHHARTKDVSEKVQDILNGQANVVAIVILSGGKCGLSKCVTRYLVGMAAADLLVVISNPLLRMTAGIYFPGSFLQITPVCRVSLWLVFASTATSVWLTVAFTLDRFVAICCEKLKTKYCTERTAAVVIGTVSVLACLETVPWGFVFGPREIIDGVPWYCDPTSSFTNSPSWGAFELFHRILNPCVPFILMLLLNTLTVRRILAASRARRGLRGRKGGENDKDREMENRRKSIVLLFSITGSFILLWGTTVVFSIYRRISMRLIDSVTDPRFITQQTSVMLQIVSSCTNTCIYALTQSKFREQLKNAVKYPLNRILKLMKR; encoded by the exons ATGAGTGCGATAGCAGGGCACCATCATGCCAGGAccaaggatgtctctgagaaGGTACAGGACATTCTGAACgggcagg CGAACGtggtggcgattgtgatcctgtccgggggaaagtgcggtctctccaaatgtGTCACCCGCTACCTGGTGGGAATGGCCGCGGCCGATCTTCTGGTCGTCATCTCGAATCCGCTGCTAAGGATGACTGCTGGGATTTATTTTCCCGGATCATTCCTGCAAATCACTCCTGTGTGCAGAGTCAGTCTATGGTTGGTGTTTGCGAGCACTGCGACCTCAGTCTGGCTGACTGTCGCTTTCACCCTCGATCGATTTGTGGCTATTTGCtgtgagaagctgaaaacaaaatattgcaccgagagaacggcGGCTGTGGTTATCGGGACAGTGAGTGTGCTGGCCTGTTTGGAGACTGTCCCCTGGGGCTTTGTATTCGGACCTCGGGAAATAATTGATGGTGTTCCCTGGTACTGTGATCCCACATCGAGCTTCACAAACTCCCCCTCATGGGGTGCATTTGAGCTGTTTCACCGCATTTTAAACCCTTGTGTCCCATTCATTCTGATGTTACTGCTCAATACTCTGACTGTCAGGCGGATTCTCGCCGCCAGTCGAGCCCGCAGGGGGCTCCGGGGACGAAAGGGTGGAGAGAATGACAAGGACCGGGAGATGGAGAACCGACGCAAATCCATCGTTTTGCTCTTCAGCATCACCGGTAGTTTCATATTGTTGTGGGGAACAACGGTGGTATTTTCTATCTATAGACGGATTTCAATGAGATTAATTGATTCTGTCACGGATCCCCGTTTCATCACACAACAGACTTCGGTAATGCTGCAGATTGTAagttcctgcaccaacacgtgtatttACGCCCTGACTCAGAGCAAATTCCGAGAGCAACTGAAGAATGCGGTCAAATACCCACTGAATCGGATTTTGAAACTCATGAAACGTTAG
- the LOC134339564 gene encoding probable G-protein coupled receptor 139 has product MAAADLMVVIVVIILQKMNYIYLFANFLLVTPACTLVLALGVATRDCSVWMTVAFTFDRCVAICCEKLRNRYCTERTATVVVITVSAACFVMALPCYFAVDRWRCVLVVDYFTSPIWRAYEVFDSIRTPLLPISLILLFNISTIKRIMATNRVRRVLRKNSECQKDPEIANRRKSMILLFALSANFILFWMPYVVHSMNWQLENYFYTDRYFSKPPYILQQCGFMLSFLSTCTNTCIYGLTQRKFREELKNGVKYLFVATRAMFK; this is encoded by the coding sequence ATGGCGGCAGCCGATCTGATGGTGGTCATCGTTGTTATTATATTACAGAAGATGAACTATATCTATTTGTTTGCTAACTTCTTGCTCGTAACTCCGGCGTGTACTCTGGTACTTGCTCTGGGTGTCGCAACCAGGGACTGTTCCGTTTGGATGACGGTGGCTTTCACTTTCGATCGCTGCGTGGCCATCTGCTGTGAGAAGCTGCGGAACCGGTATTGCACCGAGAGAACAGCGACTGTGGTGGTAATAACAGTGAGTGCAGCGTGTTTTGTCATGGCCCTACCGTGTTACTTTGCAGTGGATCGATGGCGTTGTGTCCTTGTAGTCGACTACTTTACCTCACCCATTTGGAGAGCCTATGAGGTATTTGACAGCATCAGAACACCGTTATTACCAATCAGTTTAATTTTGCTCTTTAATATTTCAACCATCAAACGGATCATGGCGACGAATAGAGTTCGCCGGGTACTTCGGAAGAACAGTGAATGTCAGAAAGATCCAGAGATTGCAAATCGTAGGAAATCAATGATTCTGCTGTTCGCACTTTCAGCTAATTTTATATTGTTTTGGATGCCCTATGTCGTACATTCGATGAACTGGCAACTTGAGAACTATTTCTACACAGACAGATATTTCAGCAAACCACCCTACATCCTGCAACAATGTGGGTTTATGCTGTCTTTTCTCAGCACGTGCACTAACACGTGTATCTATGGACTGACGCAGAGAAAATTCAGGGAGGAACTGAAGAATGGAGTGAAGTACTTGTTCGTGGCAACGAGGGCGATGTTCAAATAA